Proteins encoded together in one Streptomyces sp. NA04227 window:
- a CDS encoding class F sortase encodes MRRISDTCIALVSALALGCGGWLVYSGTQRPGPPQPGAAQAAVATGDGGSDTGTRDGARAAAAPLAPSAPRRIRVPAIRVDAPLTGLGLNARGGLDVPPPGRANLAGWYRGGVSPGERGTALVAGHVDTAHGPAAFYRLGALRRGDRVEVDRADGGAALFAVDAVELYTGRDFPDEKVYGPARRPELRLITCGGGWSKHTGYRGNVVVFAHLTGSRSTGSH; translated from the coding sequence GTGCGCAGAATCAGCGACACCTGCATAGCCCTGGTCAGTGCGCTCGCCCTGGGGTGCGGCGGCTGGCTCGTGTACAGCGGTACGCAGCGGCCGGGCCCGCCGCAGCCGGGCGCCGCGCAGGCGGCCGTGGCCACCGGGGACGGCGGCAGCGACACCGGCACTCGCGACGGTGCGCGGGCTGCCGCGGCCCCGCTCGCACCCTCGGCCCCGCGACGGATCCGGGTGCCCGCGATCCGGGTGGACGCCCCGCTCACCGGCCTCGGCCTGAACGCGCGGGGCGGACTCGACGTACCGCCGCCCGGCCGCGCCAATCTGGCGGGCTGGTACCGGGGCGGCGTCAGCCCCGGCGAGCGGGGCACGGCCCTGGTGGCCGGGCATGTGGACACCGCGCATGGACCCGCCGCCTTCTACCGGCTCGGCGCGCTGCGGCGCGGTGACCGGGTCGAGGTGGACCGGGCGGACGGCGGTGCGGCCCTGTTCGCCGTGGACGCCGTCGAGTTGTACACGGGCCGCGACTTCCCCGACGAGAAGGTGTACGGGCCCGCCCGCAGGCCGGAGCTCCGGCTGATCACCTGCGGCGGCGGCTGGTCGAAACACACGGGCTACCGCGGGAACGTCGTGGTCTTCGCGCACCTCACCGGGAGCAGGAGCACCGGCTCGCACTGA
- a CDS encoding NAD(P)/FAD-dependent oxidoreductase, which produces MTSKMRVVVIGAGLAGARFAHRLGELGGPSVEVTLIGEEEHPPYNRVLLAEVLAGRLAPEVVALPTPTGRYLRARVERIDRAARTVHCADGTAVAYDTLVLATGANPVLPPLRGLLTPGAFALPAGVHAFRTMDDCLALSSAVRPGLRTVIVGGGLLGVSAARALARRDASVVLVQQSERLMERQLDPVASGLVHRHLTDLGVEVHTECRVRGIGTDQGAVTRIELADGYRLDTDLLVLACGARPRIGLAAGAGLDVRVGIVVDAALRTSDPHIRAIGDCAEHEGRVYGLAAPALEQAEALAGSLAEGDAPVRYRGTRALTRLTLASDGPGPLDLAVFGETEPLPGDDVVQLRDATRGTYRKVVVRGDQLVGGVLLGELTTVGALARLWEGQEPLPDETDAPLLHLLTHDGGS; this is translated from the coding sequence ATGACCTCGAAAATGCGTGTGGTGGTGATCGGCGCCGGGCTCGCGGGTGCCCGGTTCGCCCACCGGCTCGGCGAACTCGGCGGCCCGTCCGTCGAGGTGACGCTGATCGGCGAGGAGGAGCACCCGCCGTACAACAGGGTGCTGCTCGCCGAGGTGCTCGCCGGGCGGCTCGCGCCCGAGGTGGTGGCGCTTCCCACGCCCACCGGACGGTACCTGCGAGCCCGTGTCGAACGTATCGACCGGGCGGCGCGGACGGTGCACTGCGCGGACGGCACCGCCGTCGCGTACGACACCCTCGTTCTCGCCACCGGTGCCAACCCCGTACTTCCGCCACTGCGCGGTCTGCTCACCCCCGGAGCGTTCGCGCTCCCGGCGGGTGTGCACGCCTTCCGCACCATGGACGACTGTCTGGCCCTGTCCTCAGCGGTCCGTCCCGGGCTGCGGACGGTGATCGTCGGTGGCGGATTGCTCGGCGTCTCGGCGGCTCGTGCCCTGGCCCGCCGGGACGCTTCGGTCGTCCTCGTCCAGCAGTCCGAGCGGCTGATGGAACGCCAGCTCGACCCGGTCGCCTCCGGCCTGGTGCACCGGCATCTGACCGACCTGGGCGTCGAGGTGCACACCGAGTGCCGGGTACGCGGCATCGGCACCGACCAGGGCGCGGTCACCCGGATCGAGCTGGCCGACGGCTACCGCCTGGACACCGATCTGCTGGTCCTGGCCTGCGGGGCGCGGCCCCGTATCGGCCTGGCGGCGGGCGCCGGACTCGACGTCCGTGTGGGCATCGTGGTCGATGCCGCGCTGCGCACCAGCGACCCGCACATCCGGGCGATCGGCGACTGCGCGGAACACGAGGGCCGGGTGTACGGACTCGCCGCGCCCGCGCTGGAACAGGCCGAGGCCCTCGCCGGGTCGCTGGCCGAGGGGGACGCTCCGGTGCGCTATCGCGGCACCCGGGCGCTGACCCGCCTCACCCTGGCCTCGGACGGCCCGGGCCCGCTGGACCTCGCGGTCTTCGGCGAGACCGAACCGCTGCCCGGCGACGACGTCGTGCAGCTGCGCGACGCCACCCGCGGCACCTACCGCAAGGTCGTCGTCCGTGGCGACCAGCTCGTCGGGGGCGTACTGCTCGGCGAACTCACCACCGTCGGCGCACTGGCGCGCCTGTGGGAGGGCCAAGAGCCGCTCCCGGACGAGACGGACGCTCCACTGCTCCACCTGCTCACCCATGACGGAGGTTCCTGA